A section of the Candidatus Binataceae bacterium genome encodes:
- a CDS encoding RraA family protein, producing MDDKQRIKTLRALDVTSVSDALDRLGIAGQCHGIMPLDRSFRLAGRAFTLRYVATDGKPGTVGDYIDDLGPGDVPVLDNQGRTDATVWGDLLTFTANRRGVSGTVIDGVCRDIDRSVQLAYPIFARGNWMRTGKDRVRLDGTNVPVSIGGVTVNAGDYLVGDADGVVTIPASRIDEVIGAATEIATAEDRIRNAIEKGQDLRSARAAVGYFDLQRRG from the coding sequence ATGGACGACAAGCAAAGAATCAAAACGTTACGCGCGCTCGATGTCACGAGCGTCAGCGACGCCCTGGATCGGCTTGGGATCGCGGGGCAATGCCACGGCATCATGCCGCTTGATCGTTCGTTTCGCCTCGCGGGTCGCGCATTCACGCTTCGCTACGTCGCGACTGACGGGAAACCGGGAACCGTCGGCGACTACATCGATGACCTTGGCCCGGGAGACGTGCCCGTACTCGACAACCAGGGTCGTACCGACGCAACTGTCTGGGGTGATCTCCTGACCTTCACCGCGAATCGGCGTGGCGTAAGTGGAACGGTGATCGACGGAGTCTGCCGTGACATCGATCGCAGCGTTCAACTCGCCTATCCGATCTTCGCGCGCGGCAATTGGATGCGGACGGGGAAGGATCGTGTGCGGCTCGACGGCACCAACGTCCCTGTTTCCATCGGTGGCGTTACAGTTAATGCGGGAGACTACCTGGTAGGCGATGCCGACGGAGTGGTGACGATCCCGGCATCGCGAATCGACGAAGTGATCGGCGCCGCGACCGAAATAGCTACGGCCGAGGATCGGATTCGCAACGCGATTGAGAAGGGCCAGGACTTAAGATCCGCGCGGGCTGCCGTGGGTTATTTCGACCTTCAGCGCAGGGGCTGA
- a CDS encoding aromatic ring-hydroxylating dioxygenase subunit alpha: protein MLDEQRNQTLTQAGRGTPMGELMRRYWHPIAAVTELENNPVKAIRLMGENLVLYRDGGGTYGLLQRKCAHRGADLSYGFVEDCGLRCHYHGWLYDHTGRCAQQPYEERLDPAAKLRKSIRMQAYPVEVKAGLVWAYLGPQPLPLVPTWEPFTWSNGFVQIVFAEIPCNWLQAQENSIDPVHFEWMHDNWGIRRLHLNETTYAPAHLKLDFDEFEYGFTYKRVREGSDESGPLWRIGRVCLWPNALFTGEHFEWRVPIDDENTLSVTWAFTRVPHESEPYRQSRIPYWHGPIRDPQTGRWISSHVMNQDFIAWVGQGSISDRTIEHLGASDRGISMIRRRFFKDLEAVERGEDPKAIVRDRETNVRIDLPIAERDLWVHGMTRKRFAQHNQERFRMFGAYTYQAGQPEAVKRQFEEAIGMTVEECIAER from the coding sequence ATGCTCGACGAACAGCGAAATCAAACATTGACGCAGGCGGGCCGCGGCACGCCGATGGGCGAATTGATGCGCCGATACTGGCATCCGATCGCGGCGGTAACGGAATTAGAAAACAATCCGGTCAAGGCTATCCGCCTGATGGGAGAAAACCTCGTATTGTATCGAGATGGGGGTGGAACCTACGGCCTCCTCCAACGCAAATGTGCGCATCGGGGTGCAGACCTCTCTTACGGTTTCGTGGAGGATTGCGGACTCCGCTGCCACTACCATGGATGGCTGTACGATCACACCGGACGCTGTGCTCAGCAGCCATACGAGGAGCGGCTCGACCCCGCCGCAAAGCTCAGGAAATCTATCCGGATGCAGGCTTATCCGGTTGAGGTCAAAGCCGGTTTGGTATGGGCCTACCTTGGACCCCAACCCCTTCCTTTAGTACCGACGTGGGAGCCGTTTACCTGGAGCAACGGCTTCGTTCAGATCGTATTTGCAGAAATTCCCTGCAATTGGCTTCAAGCGCAGGAGAACTCGATCGATCCCGTTCACTTTGAATGGATGCACGACAACTGGGGCATCCGTCGGCTTCATTTGAATGAGACCACTTACGCACCCGCGCATCTGAAACTGGATTTCGATGAGTTCGAATACGGCTTTACCTACAAGCGCGTACGCGAAGGTTCCGATGAATCCGGGCCACTCTGGAGAATCGGCCGCGTATGCCTTTGGCCTAATGCCCTCTTCACTGGGGAGCATTTCGAATGGCGGGTGCCCATCGACGACGAGAACACGCTGAGCGTTACGTGGGCCTTTACGCGCGTTCCGCACGAAAGCGAACCCTATCGTCAGAGCCGAATCCCCTATTGGCACGGCCCGATCAGGGATCCCCAAACCGGGCGATGGATTTCTAGCCACGTAATGAACCAGGACTTCATTGCCTGGGTTGGACAGGGGAGTATTTCAGACCGCACCATCGAGCACCTTGGCGCGAGCGATCGTGGAATCTCGATGATTCGAAGGAGATTCTTCAAAGACCTCGAAGCCGTTGAACGCGGAGAGGATCCCAAAGCAATCGTGCGCGATCGCGAAACCAATGTGCGAATTGATCTTCCAATTGCGGAACGCGACCTATGGGTCCATGGAATGACGCGAAAGCGCTTCGCCCAACACAACCAGGAGCGATTTCGTATGTTTGGCGCCTACACCTACCAGGCGGGGCAGCCGGAAGCCGTTAAGCGGCAATTTGAAGAAGCGATCGGCATGACCGTCGAGGAATGCATCGCGGAACGATAG
- a CDS encoding NAD(P)-dependent oxidoreductase yields MVLITGGMGFIGLHTARAFLSAGEKVVLTRFRATREAEFIKSNADRVTVVNLDVTSAFECLEVIRRHRIESIVHLSAPGLGTLPPGEELRVNLVGLMNLLEAARLSGVSRVSLASSIAVYAGLTEGPFREDQPLRIESSSPTEAFKKSIETLSLHHSERSGLEVIVLRIAAIWGPLYHSMFNLPSRMVHGALGNGKVDLTSGPGDLPYEEDAIDLCYVSDCAAAIRLLHRAKSLNHRIYNVGSGVATSNEDLRRTVIHTMPNAKIALHPGRSRAYRRDAHMNLDRLRADTGYQPRYDVARGIAEYADWLRAGNPF; encoded by the coding sequence ATGGTTCTAATCACCGGCGGGATGGGCTTTATCGGACTTCACACCGCCCGAGCATTTCTTTCCGCGGGTGAGAAAGTAGTTCTAACCCGATTTCGCGCGACCCGGGAGGCCGAGTTTATCAAGAGCAACGCTGATCGCGTCACCGTCGTAAACCTCGACGTGACTAGCGCATTTGAATGCCTTGAGGTTATCCGGCGACATCGCATTGAAAGCATCGTTCATCTTTCAGCTCCGGGGCTCGGCACGTTGCCCCCCGGGGAAGAGCTGCGAGTCAATTTGGTTGGGCTGATGAACCTGCTCGAAGCTGCCCGGCTAAGCGGTGTCTCGCGGGTCTCTTTAGCCAGCTCGATTGCAGTTTACGCGGGTCTGACGGAGGGTCCATTTCGAGAGGACCAGCCGTTGCGCATCGAATCTTCCAGTCCCACCGAAGCATTCAAGAAATCGATCGAAACGCTTTCGCTTCACCATTCGGAACGCAGCGGATTGGAGGTGATCGTTCTTCGAATCGCAGCGATTTGGGGTCCGCTATATCATTCGATGTTCAACCTGCCGAGCCGAATGGTTCACGGCGCTCTCGGAAACGGAAAAGTAGATCTGACCTCCGGTCCCGGAGACCTTCCGTATGAAGAGGACGCCATCGACCTTTGTTATGTGAGTGACTGTGCCGCGGCCATCCGCTTGCTGCATCGCGCAAAGAGCTTGAATCATCGGATTTACAACGTGGGATCGGGAGTTGCGACTTCAAATGAAGACCTAAGGCGAACGGTGATCCACACCATGCCAAATGCGAAGATCGCTCTGCATCCAGGCCGGAGCCGCGCCTATCGGCGTGATGCCCACATGAACCTCGATCGCCTTCGCGCGGACACTGGATATCAGCCGCGATACGACGTCGCTAGGGGCATCGCTGAGTATGCCGATTGGCTGCGAGCCGGCAATCCGTTCTGA
- a CDS encoding LysR family transcriptional regulator, producing the protein MEWQQLRYFRTIAKTQHLGRAAAELGVSQPALSRTIARLETEFGTPLFDRKGRSILLNRYGRALLTRVERALQELEDAHKELTDIFNEESGTVSLAFLATLGTWLVPDLMRGFQVKHPKMNFRLLQGPAPTLLSRLMSGDVDLCLVSPRFEEPQVEWLPIGEEELFVLVPETHPLARKRSVKLKDIAEEAFISLKPGYGLRRVTDQLCAQAGFKPRINFEGEEVSTLWGLVGAGLGIAIGPRLAVTAPGTPTAVQVSEPRCSRAIGLAWMKKRYLSSASRSFLEFIRARFKRLGFLDPRSSIGRT; encoded by the coding sequence GTGGAATGGCAGCAACTCAGGTATTTTCGCACTATCGCTAAAACCCAGCATCTGGGACGGGCTGCCGCAGAGCTTGGCGTATCCCAGCCGGCTCTGAGCCGGACTATCGCCCGCCTCGAGACTGAGTTCGGCACGCCACTGTTCGATCGAAAGGGCAGATCCATCCTTCTCAATCGCTACGGACGCGCCCTGCTCACGAGGGTTGAACGTGCTCTGCAGGAACTGGAGGACGCCCACAAAGAACTGACCGACATTTTCAATGAAGAGAGCGGAACGGTTTCGCTGGCCTTTCTGGCTACTCTCGGAACTTGGTTGGTACCCGACTTGATGCGAGGGTTCCAGGTCAAACATCCGAAAATGAACTTTCGTCTGCTCCAGGGACCGGCCCCTACACTACTTTCACGTCTGATGAGCGGCGACGTAGACCTCTGTCTGGTATCGCCAAGATTCGAAGAACCGCAGGTCGAATGGCTACCGATCGGCGAAGAGGAGCTATTTGTACTGGTTCCGGAGACGCACCCTCTGGCACGCAAACGCTCGGTTAAGTTAAAGGATATCGCCGAGGAGGCGTTCATCTCGCTGAAACCCGGCTATGGGCTGCGCCGAGTAACCGACCAACTTTGTGCGCAGGCCGGATTCAAGCCACGCATCAACTTCGAGGGAGAAGAAGTCTCAACCTTGTGGGGACTCGTCGGCGCGGGGCTTGGAATTGCGATAGGCCCACGTCTCGCCGTAACCGCCCCCGGGACTCCTACAGCAGTGCAGGTCTCGGAGCCGCGTTGCAGCCGCGCCATCGGCTTGGCGTGGATGAAGAAGCGATACCTGTCATCCGCTTCCAGGTCTTTCTTGGAGTTCATTCGCGCTCGTTTCAAGCGCTTGGGTTTTCTAGATCCACGCTCATCGATCGGTCGCACCTGA
- a CDS encoding nuclear transport factor 2 family protein, giving the protein MSVSEIQALAQRFADAFDKNDMKSALEMLSEDVEVIDHVPYRFDGKLLFAKYLNETFGGIASTSFGFRQPSCRVYNDNVGIVNAYDMFVGATKDGKALTLHGRTTLVFVKQGGNWKIVSCHFSAMPQTS; this is encoded by the coding sequence ATGAGCGTGAGTGAAATCCAAGCCCTGGCACAGCGCTTTGCAGATGCGTTCGACAAGAACGACATGAAAAGCGCCTTGGAGATGCTCTCCGAGGACGTCGAGGTGATTGACCACGTGCCATATCGATTCGACGGCAAGCTGCTCTTTGCCAAATATTTAAACGAAACCTTCGGGGGGATCGCCTCGACGAGTTTCGGCTTCCGGCAGCCATCATGTCGCGTGTACAACGATAACGTGGGAATCGTGAACGCCTACGACATGTTCGTGGGAGCGACCAAAGACGGGAAGGCCCTGACGCTTCACGGACGAACCACGCTGGTGTTCGTCAAACAAGGCGGTAATTGGAAGATTGTGAGCTGCCACTTCTCAGCAATGCCGCAGACCTCGTGA
- a CDS encoding RNA polymerase sigma factor: MVVDNPLAENAPSEREDENLVLRARAGDRKALEDLVERHQAWIYNIALRMLFHPEDAEDATQEILVKVVTRLSSFEGRSSLRTWIYRIVVNHVLNMRRGRVEDPLIDFRRYGEELDATPDLDPPDLKGVSPDGNLLVTEAMLACTSGMLLCLDREQRLAYILGAILGVSDAVAAEVLEITPENFRQRLARARRDLRNFMNDKCGLVNPANSCRCAKKTRGFIQAGHVDPENLLFVRERICKVREAAPKTYQTVKTLDDKCAEIYRGHPFYRPPDLVKMMRKLLASPALP; this comes from the coding sequence ATGGTAGTCGATAACCCCTTGGCCGAAAATGCGCCGAGCGAGCGCGAGGATGAAAATCTTGTCCTGCGCGCTCGCGCCGGCGATCGCAAGGCGCTGGAGGATCTGGTCGAACGCCATCAGGCGTGGATCTACAACATCGCGTTGCGCATGCTGTTCCATCCTGAGGATGCAGAGGATGCAACGCAGGAGATTCTCGTCAAGGTAGTGACCCGGCTTTCGTCCTTTGAAGGGCGGAGCAGCCTCCGGACCTGGATCTACCGGATAGTCGTCAATCATGTGCTCAACATGAGGAGGGGAAGGGTCGAGGACCCCCTAATAGACTTTCGTCGCTACGGCGAGGAACTCGATGCGACACCCGACCTCGACCCACCTGATCTTAAAGGAGTGTCGCCTGACGGGAATCTACTCGTCACCGAAGCGATGCTTGCCTGTACTTCCGGGATGCTGCTCTGCCTCGATCGCGAGCAGCGCCTCGCTTACATCCTAGGCGCCATCTTGGGAGTCAGCGACGCCGTCGCCGCCGAAGTATTGGAGATCACGCCAGAGAACTTTCGCCAACGGCTGGCCCGCGCTCGACGGGACCTGCGCAACTTCATGAACGACAAGTGCGGGCTGGTGAATCCGGCGAATTCATGCCGATGCGCCAAGAAGACCCGCGGCTTCATTCAAGCTGGCCACGTCGATCCCGAAAATCTACTCTTTGTCCGCGAGCGAATCTGCAAGGTGCGCGAAGCCGCGCCCAAGACGTATCAGACCGTCAAGACGCTGGACGACAAATGCGCGGAGATCTACCGCGGACATCCGTTCTACAGACCTCCGGACCTCGTGAAAATGATGCGGAAGCTGCTCGCGAGCCCTGCTCTGCCGTGA
- a CDS encoding cobalamin B12-binding domain-containing protein: MDERRIRVLIAKPGLDGHDRGAKVVAYALRDAGMEVIYTGLRQNVEHIAEVALQEDVDAIGLSILSGAHLPLTRRLKEALGERAAEVAILVGGTITPQEIPAMLEAGASAVFPTGTALAEVVAGVRAAVGKKNENR; encoded by the coding sequence ATGGATGAGCGTCGGATTCGTGTGTTGATCGCGAAACCCGGGCTGGACGGCCACGACCGCGGAGCAAAGGTAGTCGCCTACGCGCTACGCGATGCCGGTATGGAAGTGATCTACACCGGGCTCCGTCAGAACGTGGAGCATATCGCCGAAGTCGCACTGCAAGAGGATGTTGATGCGATCGGCCTCAGTATCCTCTCAGGAGCGCACTTGCCGCTGACCCGCCGCCTGAAGGAGGCCCTGGGCGAACGCGCTGCCGAGGTCGCGATCCTCGTGGGCGGGACGATAACGCCACAGGAAATTCCCGCGATGCTCGAGGCGGGCGCCAGCGCCGTCTTCCCGACTGGTACCGCACTGGCGGAGGTGGTCGCAGGAGTTCGCGCGGCTGTCGGAAAGAAGAATGAGAATAGATGA
- a CDS encoding methylmalonyl-CoA mutase family protein, which translates to MEAASLSATRDCGIEHLSNRSGVFNAMANFPETDISQASRITNNGVDTHESERRWRERVAKLKVAPAETSSGIELDPLYTENNIHGELGMPGEYPFTRGVQPTMYRGRLWTMRQYSGFGTASETNQRYRWLLEQGQTGISVALDLPTQLGMDSDDPMAIDDVGRVGVAIDTLADMEELFAGIPLGQVSASFTINSTASILLAMYLAVAEKQGITPEKIAGTIQNDILKEYVSRGTWIFPPAPALRLIVDTIEHCVTHAPRFNAISIAGAHFRDAGATAVQELAFTLADAITYVQACLDRGLNVDQFGRLLSFYFYTHNDLFEEVTKYRAGRRLWARIMKERFGANDPNSQMFRFGVVCGGSTLTAQQPFNNVVRVAYQLLASVLGGVQSVFTAAWDEPFAIPTEQSAELALRTQQVLAYETNVPSVVDPLAGSYFVEALTDRVEAEVGAIIDRIETMGGMVAAIEKGMIQREIAQEAYRHQMRIESGEQIVVGVNKFARPEPERERLQLYQADPQIGERQRQKLAKVRGRRDDAKVKKTLVGVAEAARGSENMMPSLSEAVKAYASIGEICAVLREHFGTYQEPVAL; encoded by the coding sequence ATGGAAGCAGCGTCGCTGAGTGCGACGCGAGACTGCGGAATCGAGCACTTGAGCAATCGCAGCGGAGTTTTTAACGCGATGGCAAATTTTCCAGAAACCGATATCTCGCAAGCGTCCCGGATAACGAACAACGGCGTCGACACTCACGAGTCAGAGCGGCGATGGCGCGAACGCGTTGCGAAGTTGAAGGTGGCGCCGGCGGAGACCTCGTCGGGAATCGAACTCGATCCGCTCTACACCGAAAACAATATCCACGGCGAACTCGGGATGCCGGGAGAGTACCCGTTCACGCGCGGTGTCCAGCCGACCATGTATCGTGGAAGGCTGTGGACGATGCGCCAGTACAGCGGCTTCGGCACCGCATCCGAAACCAACCAGCGCTACCGATGGCTGCTGGAGCAGGGCCAGACCGGAATTTCTGTCGCGCTCGATTTGCCGACTCAGCTGGGGATGGACTCCGACGACCCAATGGCAATCGATGATGTGGGACGCGTCGGCGTTGCGATCGACACACTTGCCGACATGGAGGAGCTTTTCGCTGGCATTCCGCTGGGCCAGGTGAGCGCGTCATTCACGATCAATTCCACCGCGTCGATCCTGCTTGCGATGTACCTGGCAGTTGCTGAGAAACAGGGGATCACGCCGGAGAAGATTGCGGGAACGATTCAGAACGACATTCTCAAGGAATACGTGTCGCGCGGGACCTGGATTTTCCCGCCGGCGCCGGCCTTGCGATTGATCGTGGACACGATCGAGCATTGCGTCACACACGCCCCGCGCTTCAACGCAATCAGCATAGCGGGCGCGCATTTCCGCGATGCTGGGGCGACCGCGGTTCAGGAACTCGCGTTCACTCTGGCGGACGCGATCACTTACGTGCAGGCCTGTCTCGATCGCGGACTGAACGTCGATCAATTCGGCCGCTTGCTAAGCTTCTACTTCTACACGCACAACGATCTGTTCGAGGAAGTTACCAAGTACCGCGCGGGGCGCCGCCTATGGGCGCGAATAATGAAAGAGCGCTTCGGCGCGAACGACCCCAATTCGCAGATGTTCCGCTTCGGCGTCGTGTGCGGCGGCAGTACCCTCACCGCCCAGCAGCCGTTTAACAATGTGGTCCGCGTCGCGTACCAGCTACTCGCCTCGGTGCTCGGCGGCGTGCAGTCGGTATTCACTGCGGCTTGGGACGAGCCATTCGCGATCCCGACCGAGCAGAGCGCCGAACTGGCACTGCGCACCCAGCAAGTGCTCGCATACGAGACCAACGTGCCAAGCGTGGTTGATCCGCTGGCCGGCTCCTATTTCGTCGAGGCGCTTACAGACAGGGTGGAAGCCGAGGTCGGCGCGATAATCGATCGTATCGAAACCATGGGCGGGATGGTGGCCGCAATCGAGAAGGGGATGATCCAGCGCGAAATCGCGCAGGAAGCGTATCGACATCAGATGCGTATCGAGAGCGGCGAGCAAATCGTTGTCGGGGTAAATAAGTTCGCGCGCCCGGAGCCCGAGCGCGAACGGTTGCAGCTGTATCAGGCGGATCCGCAGATCGGGGAGCGTCAGCGGCAGAAGCTCGCCAAAGTACGAGGCCGCCGTGATGATGCGAAAGTGAAGAAAACGCTCGTAGGTGTCGCGGAAGCAGCACGTGGCAGCGAAAACATGATGCCTTCGCTCAGCGAAGCGGTTAAAGCCTACGCGAGTATCGGCGAGATTTGCGCGGTGCTCCGTGAGCACTTTGGGACTTACCAGGAGCCGGTCGCGCTTTGA
- a CDS encoding enoyl-CoA hydratase/isomerase family protein has translation MSAEHELQRSAPIAGLDHLQYVEADGVGLLTINRPAVHNAIGLTTMPELERVLDHLETSPTLSVLVLTGAGDKTFVSGGDLKELEQLTTHQAAASMSRQMQTLMARLSELPIAVIGAINGDSFGGGCEVALACDIRIASSRARFAFKQVTIGITPAWGGRSRLVELVGRSIALRLMLTGEVIDAAEAMRIGLVDSVVEPASVRDSAIALAQQIAANPNEAVRAIKYQVNSGRGLVGEAAIEFEADSFARTWVSDEHLKAVATWKQRR, from the coding sequence ATGTCGGCCGAGCACGAGCTTCAGAGATCCGCGCCAATTGCAGGTCTCGACCACCTTCAATATGTCGAAGCGGACGGTGTCGGACTGCTAACCATTAACCGTCCGGCGGTTCACAACGCGATCGGCCTGACGACGATGCCGGAGTTGGAGCGCGTGCTGGATCATCTGGAAACCTCGCCGACGCTCTCTGTGCTGGTTCTCACCGGTGCCGGAGATAAGACATTCGTTTCAGGGGGCGATCTCAAGGAGCTTGAACAACTGACCACGCATCAGGCTGCGGCCTCGATGTCGCGCCAGATGCAGACGCTGATGGCGCGTCTCAGTGAACTGCCGATCGCAGTGATCGGTGCGATAAATGGCGACAGCTTCGGCGGTGGCTGCGAAGTAGCGCTGGCCTGCGATATTCGTATTGCGAGCAGCCGCGCTCGTTTCGCATTCAAGCAGGTCACGATTGGGATAACGCCGGCATGGGGCGGGCGCTCGCGCCTCGTCGAATTGGTCGGGCGCTCGATCGCGCTTCGACTCATGCTCACCGGCGAAGTCATCGATGCGGCCGAGGCCATGCGTATCGGGCTGGTAGATAGCGTCGTCGAGCCCGCTTCCGTGCGCGATTCTGCGATTGCGTTGGCGCAGCAAATTGCCGCGAACCCCAATGAGGCAGTGCGCGCGATCAAGTATCAAGTGAATAGCGGACGCGGTCTCGTCGGTGAAGCGGCGATCGAATTCGAGGCGGACAGTTTTGCGCGTACCTGGGTATCGGACGAGCATTTGAAGGCGGTCGCTACATGGAAGCAGCGTCGCTGA
- a CDS encoding IclR family transcriptional regulator C-terminal domain-containing protein has protein sequence MYPTHRLFEVARTIAAREPWIDLLEPVLADLRDETRETVILGKRQGDRVIYLEVFEGPQTIRYSARSGDLKPLHSSSIGKALLGTLEPADLSELLKNLPLRQVTKATITSRQKLLTDLERSRRRGFFMTAGENVADVTAVAAGLRLDYEAYGIAIAGPMSRMRENLGEHTSALKRASASIGELSRGRAVAKAIG, from the coding sequence TTGTACCCTACGCACCGGCTGTTTGAAGTCGCTCGGACGATTGCGGCGCGAGAACCATGGATCGATCTTTTGGAGCCAGTCCTCGCCGATCTTAGAGACGAGACGCGCGAAACCGTGATTCTAGGGAAGCGTCAGGGCGACCGAGTGATCTACCTTGAGGTTTTTGAAGGACCGCAAACGATCCGCTACAGCGCGAGGTCGGGCGATCTAAAGCCGCTGCACTCGAGTTCAATCGGCAAGGCATTACTCGGGACGCTGGAACCGGCCGATTTGTCTGAACTGCTGAAGAACTTGCCATTGAGACAGGTGACCAAAGCGACGATCACCAGTCGGCAAAAGCTGCTCACCGACCTCGAACGGAGCCGCCGGCGCGGCTTTTTTATGACCGCTGGGGAGAATGTGGCAGACGTGACGGCGGTGGCAGCGGGCTTGCGCCTCGACTACGAGGCGTACGGAATTGCCATAGCGGGACCGATGTCTCGCATGCGAGAGAACCTCGGCGAACACACCTCAGCTCTGAAGAGGGCCAGTGCTTCGATCGGGGAATTGAGTCGAGGACGGGCGGTCGCCAAAGCGATCGGATAG
- a CDS encoding amidase, with amino-acid sequence MLQVHALTLTETARGIRERKLSPVVLVEASLARIDRLDGTIRAWAAVDRAGAQRAAAELDREAHDGRFRGPLHGVPVGIKDIFYTAGLKTAAGSKVLAGLVPHYDAEAVARLKRAGAIVLGKLATAEFAFADAPATRNPWNTEHSPGGSSSGSGAAVAARMCHAAIGSQTLGSTIRPASYCGIVGMKPTFGRVSRYGMLALAPSLDHVGIFARSVADTAVMLQALAGQDSRDAASWAVATGDYLFSASQVARPPQIAVMPKAFDDRADDDTRAAVVDALGKLAKAGARIEAVDEPPSLARTRESALAVLGAEAAEVHRERFAEKKDLYGPKLSEFLERNSNMQACEYIRALEVQRCFRQEIDRVLVRFDVILTPATPAPAPAGIESTGDPSFNLPWSLSGHPVVSLPCALGPSRLPISIQLTGTTLEEGRLLNVARWCEQVFGFDELPDPAPF; translated from the coding sequence ATGCTTCAGGTTCATGCGCTTACGCTTACCGAGACTGCACGCGGAATTCGCGAGCGAAAGCTCTCGCCCGTCGTGCTGGTGGAGGCTTCGCTTGCACGCATCGATCGCCTAGATGGCACGATCAGGGCTTGGGCCGCGGTCGATCGAGCTGGAGCGCAACGCGCCGCGGCTGAGCTTGATCGGGAGGCGCACGACGGCCGCTTTCGCGGACCGCTCCACGGCGTGCCGGTCGGGATCAAGGACATCTTCTACACCGCGGGACTTAAAACCGCGGCGGGCTCCAAGGTGCTCGCTGGTTTGGTTCCGCATTACGACGCCGAGGCGGTCGCGCGCCTTAAACGCGCCGGTGCAATCGTCCTGGGCAAGCTCGCGACCGCCGAGTTTGCGTTCGCAGACGCGCCCGCCACTCGTAACCCATGGAACACGGAGCATAGCCCAGGGGGCTCTAGCAGCGGCTCAGGTGCGGCGGTCGCAGCACGGATGTGCCATGCCGCGATCGGCTCGCAAACCCTTGGTTCGACCATCCGACCTGCGTCGTACTGCGGCATCGTCGGGATGAAGCCGACCTTCGGCCGAGTCAGCCGCTATGGAATGCTAGCGCTCGCACCGAGCCTCGACCACGTCGGCATCTTCGCGCGGTCGGTCGCCGACACGGCCGTGATGCTGCAGGCGTTGGCGGGACAGGATTCCCGGGACGCTGCAAGCTGGGCAGTCGCGACGGGCGACTATCTGTTTTCAGCTTCGCAGGTCGCGCGGCCTCCGCAAATCGCAGTGATGCCCAAAGCGTTCGATGATCGCGCAGACGATGACACCCGCGCTGCAGTCGTCGATGCGCTTGGCAAGCTCGCCAAGGCCGGCGCACGGATCGAAGCCGTCGATGAGCCCCCGTCGCTCGCCCGGACTAGAGAGAGCGCTCTGGCCGTGCTGGGTGCTGAGGCCGCCGAGGTCCATCGCGAGCGCTTTGCAGAGAAAAAAGACCTATATGGGCCGAAGCTTAGCGAGTTCCTCGAGCGCAACTCCAATATGCAAGCTTGCGAATACATACGGGCGCTGGAGGTGCAAAGGTGTTTTCGCCAAGAGATCGATCGCGTGCTAGTTCGCTTTGATGTGATCCTGACCCCAGCTACACCTGCGCCGGCGCCGGCCGGAATTGAGTCGACCGGTGATCCCTCGTTCAACCTGCCTTGGAGCCTTAGTGGCCATCCGGTTGTGTCGCTGCCGTGTGCGCTTGGTCCGTCGCGATTGCCGATCTCGATCCAGCTCACTGGCACGACGCTCGAGGAGGGCCGACTGCTGAACGTGGCACGATGGTGCGAGCAGGTTTTTGGTTTCGATGAACTCCCGGACCCAGCGCCATTTTGA